A single Nicotiana tabacum cultivar K326 chromosome 5, ASM71507v2, whole genome shotgun sequence DNA region contains:
- the LOC107803361 gene encoding thioredoxin-like 1-1, chloroplastic, giving the protein MVKSMAKVLIPSPLNYRAFSKKSKGINPNSFGISLSANNNFFGRNISLRGPLSMRKFNIRNPRSAAATAQMSIGIRKAPKWWEKGLQPNMKEVTGAQDLVDSLVNAGDKLVIVDFFSPGCGGCKALHPKICQLAEMNPDVQFLQVNYEEHKSMCYSLNVHVLPFFRFYRGAEGRLCSFSCTNATIKKFKDALAKYGADCCSLGPAKGLEEKELLALAANKDLSFAYTPKQEEPVLVALQEDMTNKTSRTSLSHPNAFPPLPLPRPLPLASTSHKVIQGSKSEAC; this is encoded by the exons ATGGTAAAATCCATGGCAAAAGTTTTAATCCCATCACCTTTGAATTATAGGGCTTTTTCCAAGAAATCAAAAGGTATAAATCCCAATTCCTTTGGGATTTCTTTATCAGCAAATAACAATTTTTTTGGTCGTAATATTTCCCTAAGAGGACCCTTAAGCATGCGCAAATTCAATATAAGAAATCCCAGATCAGCAGCTGCCACTGCCCag ATGAGCATTGGAATCAGGAAAGCTCCAAAATGGTGGGAGAAAGGTCTTCAGCCTAACATGAAAGAAGTGACTGGTGCCCAAGACCTTGTTGACTCCCTCGTAAATGCCGGCGACAAACTAGTGATTGTTGATTTCTTTTCCCCGGGCTGTGGAGGCTGCAAAGCCCTTCATCCAAAG ATATGTCAGTTAGCAGAGATGAATCCGGATGTGCAGTTTTTGCAAGTGAACTATGAGGAACACAAGTCGATGTGTTACTCTCTGAATGTACATGTCCTCCCATTTTTCCGTTTCTATAGGGGGGCTGAAGGTCGTCTCTGTAGCTTTAGCTGTACCAATGCCACG ATCAAGAAATTCAAAGATGCATTGGCAAAGTATGGTGCAGATTGTTGCAGCCTTGGACCAGCTAAAGGGCTCGAGGAGAAAGAGCTACTTGCACTAGCAGCTAACAAGGATCTCTCTTTTGCTTACACACCAAAACAAGAAGAACCAGTACTTGTTGCCTTACAAGAAGATATGACGAACAAAACGAGCAGAACATCTTTATCTCATCCAAATGCATTTCCCCCTTTACCACTTCCTCGTCCTCTTCCCCTCGCATCAACTTCACATAAAGTGATACAGGGCTCAAAGAGTGAAGCTTGTTAA